A stretch of Streptomyces vietnamensis DNA encodes these proteins:
- a CDS encoding MbtH family protein, translating into MSESVNPFDNAEGTFHVVVNDEGQHSLWPAFADIPAGWTSVWGAGNRAEALEYITAHWTDIRPRSLVAQYA; encoded by the coding sequence ATGAGCGAGTCCGTCAACCCGTTCGACAACGCCGAGGGCACCTTCCACGTCGTCGTGAACGACGAGGGCCAGCACTCCCTGTGGCCCGCCTTCGCGGACATCCCGGCTGGCTGGACCAGCGTCTGGGGCGCCGGGAACCGCGCCGAAGCCCTGGAGTACATCACCGCCCACTGGACCGACATCCGCCCGCGCAGCCTCGTCGCCCAGTACGCCTGA
- a CDS encoding MFS transporter translates to MGTTPAAGAPAGEASAVDWRRVSSLVIGQAAVQAGSFALLIAMSWTAVQLGGREAVTYVTLSATLPRALLLLFGGALADALGPRAVLLRATSVRVLVLAAGVAVTATTESLWPLIAVALVDGVLLGLTGPASGVLLPRLAPQEQLGRANSLFSMVLRLAPIAGSPLGAWLVVVGGLPVAMTAAAVGCAVWLACAAHVTHGMTRPERAPQGPSLLRRSGDGFRLLAAHPRLRWMFVACFCMDLAFLWPAEVALPLRAADEGWGVGAVAMVLSVFGAGALASAALGAALAHRIPAHTKLVVTGVGLAAGMAAMALVPSAVVLAATAGVVGLLSGLNGPALVTAYQQAVPEGRMGAAMSTFALSGIGAAPLSLAVFSPVSLSLGVTGTWLLCAGLALLSPVAAAVALRGGAATATPRADARTRTAPEPTATSV, encoded by the coding sequence ATGGGAACGACCCCCGCAGCCGGCGCACCGGCAGGCGAAGCGTCCGCCGTCGACTGGCGTCGCGTCAGCAGTCTCGTCATCGGCCAGGCCGCCGTCCAGGCGGGCAGCTTCGCCCTCCTGATCGCCATGAGCTGGACGGCCGTCCAGCTCGGCGGCCGCGAAGCCGTCACGTACGTCACCCTCTCCGCCACCCTGCCGCGCGCCCTGCTCCTCCTCTTCGGAGGAGCGCTCGCCGACGCGCTCGGCCCCCGCGCCGTTCTGCTCCGCGCGACGAGCGTCCGCGTCCTCGTCCTCGCGGCCGGAGTGGCGGTGACCGCCACCACCGAGTCCCTGTGGCCGCTGATCGCCGTCGCCCTCGTCGACGGCGTCCTGCTCGGCCTCACCGGCCCCGCCTCCGGGGTCCTGCTGCCCCGCCTCGCCCCCCAGGAGCAGCTCGGCCGCGCCAACTCCCTCTTCTCCATGGTGCTGCGCCTCGCCCCCATCGCGGGCTCGCCCCTCGGCGCCTGGCTGGTGGTCGTCGGCGGCCTGCCCGTGGCCATGACGGCAGCGGCCGTCGGCTGCGCCGTCTGGCTGGCCTGCGCCGCCCACGTCACCCACGGTATGACCAGGCCCGAGCGGGCTCCGCAGGGGCCCTCGCTGCTGCGCCGCTCCGGCGACGGCTTCCGTCTCCTCGCCGCGCACCCGCGCCTGCGGTGGATGTTCGTCGCCTGCTTCTGCATGGACCTGGCGTTCCTGTGGCCGGCCGAGGTCGCCCTGCCCCTGCGGGCCGCCGACGAGGGCTGGGGCGTCGGCGCCGTCGCCATGGTCCTGTCCGTCTTCGGCGCCGGTGCGCTGGCCTCCGCCGCCCTGGGCGCGGCCCTCGCCCACCGCATCCCGGCGCACACCAAGCTCGTGGTGACCGGTGTCGGTCTCGCGGCCGGCATGGCCGCCATGGCCCTCGTCCCCTCGGCCGTCGTCCTGGCCGCCACGGCCGGCGTCGTCGGCCTGCTCTCCGGCCTCAACGGTCCCGCCCTGGTCACCGCCTACCAACAGGCCGTTCCCGAGGGGCGGATGGGCGCCGCGATGTCCACCTTCGCGCTCTCCGGCATCGGCGCGGCGCCGCTGTCCCTGGCGGTGTTCAGCCCCGTCTCGCTCTCCCTCGGGGTGACCGGGACCTGGCTGCTGTGCGCGGGCCTCGCCCTCCTCTCCCCGGTCGCCGCGGCCGTCGCCCTGCGCGGTGGGGCGGCCACCGCCACGCCGCGCGCCGACGCCCGTACCCGTACCGCACCGGAGCCCACCGCCACGTCCGTGTGA
- a CDS encoding asparagine synthetase A — MDNAHPTGAPATPPPLGEHLRSPRLRAAMLVQQEALHAARAFLRGEGFTELLPPLVGPVTDPGGRGAKALDVDYYGHPYKLMTSAILYKQASLRGFPRLFYVAPNVRVEPEETAGTGRHLVEFHQIDVEIADGSREDAQEIAAGLLTHVTEHVWTAVPEILTELGRIEGDFADVRAGKYDVRTHDDAVARLLAAGHPQNPDGEIDWAGERILSLESDRPFFVNDYPKGSRGFYDREDPERPGVLRNFDLIAPHGYGELVSGSEREADYATIVTRMRESGENPAKYAWYLKEAREGMPASAGFGMGLQRLVRFLTGLDALWQVSAYPKLPGVVAP; from the coding sequence ATGGACAACGCCCACCCCACCGGTGCCCCGGCCACCCCGCCCCCGCTGGGCGAACACCTCCGCTCGCCCCGGCTGCGCGCCGCGATGCTCGTCCAGCAGGAGGCCCTCCACGCCGCCCGTGCGTTCCTGCGCGGCGAGGGCTTCACCGAGCTGCTGCCCCCGCTCGTCGGACCCGTCACCGACCCGGGCGGCCGCGGCGCCAAGGCCCTCGACGTCGACTACTACGGCCACCCGTACAAGCTGATGACCAGCGCCATCCTCTACAAGCAGGCGTCCCTCCGCGGCTTCCCCCGGCTCTTCTACGTCGCCCCCAACGTGCGCGTCGAGCCCGAGGAGACCGCCGGCACCGGCCGTCACCTCGTCGAGTTCCACCAGATCGACGTGGAGATCGCCGACGGGAGCCGCGAGGACGCCCAGGAGATCGCCGCAGGACTGCTGACGCACGTCACCGAGCACGTGTGGACGGCCGTCCCCGAGATCCTGACCGAACTCGGCCGGATCGAGGGCGACTTCGCCGACGTCCGTGCCGGCAAGTACGACGTCCGCACCCACGACGACGCCGTGGCCCGGCTCCTCGCCGCCGGTCACCCGCAGAACCCCGACGGCGAGATCGACTGGGCCGGCGAACGGATCCTCTCCCTGGAGAGCGACCGTCCCTTCTTCGTCAACGACTACCCCAAGGGCTCCCGCGGCTTCTACGACCGGGAGGACCCCGAACGCCCCGGCGTCCTGCGCAACTTCGACCTCATCGCCCCGCACGGATACGGCGAGCTCGTCTCCGGGAGCGAGCGCGAGGCCGACTACGCCACCATCGTCACCCGCATGCGGGAGAGCGGCGAGAACCCCGCCAAGTACGCCTGGTACCTCAAGGAGGCCCGTGAGGGCATGCCGGCCAGCGCCGGGTTCGGCATGGGTCTGCAGCGCCTCGTCCGCTTCCTCACCGGCCTCGACGCCCTGTGGCAGGTCAGCGCCTACCCGAAGCTCCCCGGGGTGGTGGCCCCGTGA
- a CDS encoding cobalamin B12-binding domain-containing protein, which produces MKILLSGTASDSHTWNLVYLRLFLQEQGHQVVGLGPCAPAELLLAGCLRHAPDAVVLSSVNGHGYRDGLAAVRRLRAEPALAGLPVVLGGKLGVAGHRQEADVARLTEAGCDAVLGEDLDALREFLAARARKEVPA; this is translated from the coding sequence ATGAAGATACTCCTGAGCGGAACCGCATCGGATTCCCACACATGGAATCTCGTGTACCTCCGTCTCTTCCTCCAGGAACAGGGCCACCAGGTCGTCGGGCTCGGTCCCTGCGCCCCTGCCGAGCTGCTGCTCGCCGGCTGTCTGCGGCACGCGCCCGACGCGGTGGTGCTCAGCAGTGTCAACGGGCACGGCTACCGCGACGGACTCGCCGCCGTCCGCCGACTGCGCGCGGAACCCGCCCTGGCCGGCCTCCCCGTGGTGCTCGGCGGCAAGCTCGGCGTCGCCGGACACCGCCAGGAGGCGGACGTGGCGCGGCTGACCGAGGCCGGCTGCGACGCCGTGCTCGGCGAGGACCTGGACGCCCTGCGCGAGTTCCTCGCCGCACGCGCCCGCAAGGAGGTGCCGGCTTGA
- a CDS encoding methylaspartate mutase, which translates to MTAPAPAPDFGRFVAASAAAGRLVVQPRMGFGDPGRMRAGLARTRAATAHTAGTLTVDSYTRVGDLAAARAAVAEGSRLNGYPIAAHSPATTRAVLDGLFDADFPVQVRHGSARPLAIVRALTAAGLDATEGGPVSYCLPYGRTPLRESVTAWARACELLATGARPGAVPHLESFGGCLLGQLCPPGLLVATSVLECLFFMQFGLRSVSLSYAQQTDPAQDEEALRALHRLAAEFLPDGIDHHVVLYTYMGVYPRTEQGATRLLEASARLAVRSGAGRLIVKTTAEAHRLPTVEENVRALETAAAAAALAGPPAPDPAAEGGGEVYEEARTLVETVLGLHPDLSRALPAAFERGLLDVPFCLHPDNAGRSLGFVDPGGRLRWARTGAMPIRPDAAADAAPLTSAGLLAALHHVADRYDSPRHRDRDSHRDSGEGHDRPQATPLTV; encoded by the coding sequence TTGACCGCCCCGGCCCCCGCCCCCGACTTCGGCCGTTTCGTCGCCGCGTCCGCGGCCGCCGGCCGGCTCGTCGTCCAGCCCCGCATGGGCTTCGGCGACCCCGGCCGCATGCGGGCCGGGCTCGCCCGGACCAGGGCCGCCACCGCCCACACCGCGGGCACCCTGACCGTCGACAGCTACACCCGCGTCGGCGACCTCGCCGCCGCCCGCGCCGCCGTCGCCGAGGGGAGCCGCCTCAACGGCTACCCGATCGCCGCGCACTCCCCGGCCACCACCCGGGCCGTCCTCGACGGGCTGTTCGACGCGGACTTCCCCGTACAGGTCAGGCACGGCTCCGCCCGCCCCCTGGCCATCGTCCGGGCACTCACCGCGGCCGGCCTCGACGCCACCGAAGGCGGCCCCGTCTCGTACTGCCTGCCCTACGGCCGCACCCCCCTGCGGGAGTCCGTCACCGCCTGGGCCCGCGCCTGCGAACTCCTCGCCACCGGGGCGCGCCCCGGAGCCGTACCCCATCTGGAGAGCTTCGGCGGCTGCCTGCTCGGGCAGCTCTGCCCGCCCGGCCTCCTGGTGGCCACGAGCGTCCTGGAGTGCCTGTTCTTCATGCAGTTCGGGCTGCGCAGCGTCTCGCTCAGCTATGCCCAGCAGACCGACCCGGCCCAGGACGAGGAGGCCCTGCGCGCCCTGCACCGGCTCGCTGCCGAATTCCTGCCCGACGGCATCGACCACCACGTCGTCCTCTACACCTACATGGGCGTCTATCCGCGCACCGAACAGGGCGCCACCCGCCTCCTGGAGGCCTCCGCCCGCCTCGCCGTGCGCTCCGGCGCGGGCCGCCTCATCGTCAAGACCACCGCCGAGGCCCATCGCCTCCCGACCGTCGAGGAGAACGTCCGCGCCCTGGAGACCGCCGCCGCGGCCGCCGCGCTCGCCGGACCCCCGGCCCCGGATCCTGCGGCCGAAGGAGGCGGTGAGGTGTACGAGGAGGCCCGCACCCTCGTCGAGACCGTCCTCGGCCTCCACCCCGACCTGTCCCGGGCCCTGCCGGCCGCCTTCGAACGAGGGCTGCTCGACGTTCCCTTCTGCCTCCATCCCGACAACGCCGGCCGCTCCCTCGGGTTCGTCGACCCCGGGGGCCGGCTCCGCTGGGCCCGGACCGGCGCGATGCCGATCCGCCCGGACGCGGCGGCCGACGCGGCCCCCCTCACCTCGGCCGGCCTGCTCGCCGCCCTCCACCACGTCGCCGACCGGTACGACAGCCCCCGGCACCGCGACAGGGACAGCCACCGCGACAGCGGCGAAGGCCACGACCGCCCGCAGGCCACCCCGCTCACCGTCTGA
- a CDS encoding glutamate synthase-related protein: MTALGAPGFPERAIRARARNGTAEVFPDPTTYGTQLYGPRTGTPAADELDRARIVPPVFMPQRLEKLIDLAREPEFTDVELGSRIGGFTSRLPLYLSAFGSTRAGSGDLAVHAGRQAARLGIPMVIGENMIPVHGYRRAGDATRSALLARVEAYLDAAPDGAGGVVVQQSTEDADSEVWNLLYSDPAFRPLLESGRLAFELKTGQGAKPGLGGMTVVDRAEAEQLARRFTVRKVLDPDGERQLRCATPGTFTDEILRQQLRFMRNNFPKARTWVKFHPGRDIAHAARTAWSAGADAVTVDGAEGGTGWAPGVFLDHVGLPLAACLRRIGRPDGCLLASGGMWEGGRAVRALALGATAVGLGRAALVAVDEDPEHGLERLVDSIALELRLLISALGKYGVTALDPEDLWWPDGHPSHPERTADLTGATP, encoded by the coding sequence GTGACCGCCCTCGGCGCCCCCGGCTTCCCCGAGCGGGCGATACGCGCCCGCGCCCGCAACGGCACCGCCGAGGTCTTCCCCGACCCCACCACGTACGGCACACAGCTGTACGGACCGCGTACGGGGACCCCCGCCGCCGACGAGCTCGACCGGGCGCGCATCGTCCCGCCCGTCTTCATGCCCCAGCGCCTGGAGAAGCTCATCGACCTCGCCCGCGAGCCGGAGTTCACCGACGTCGAACTCGGCTCCCGCATCGGCGGCTTCACCTCCCGGCTGCCCCTCTACCTGTCCGCCTTCGGCTCCACCCGCGCCGGCAGCGGCGACCTCGCCGTCCACGCCGGCCGGCAGGCGGCCCGGCTCGGCATCCCCATGGTCATCGGGGAGAACATGATCCCCGTGCACGGCTACCGCCGCGCCGGCGACGCCACCCGCTCCGCACTCCTCGCCCGCGTCGAGGCCTACCTCGACGCCGCACCCGACGGAGCCGGCGGCGTCGTCGTCCAGCAGTCCACCGAGGACGCCGACTCCGAGGTCTGGAACCTCCTCTACAGCGACCCCGCCTTCCGGCCCCTCCTGGAGAGCGGGCGGCTCGCCTTCGAGCTGAAGACAGGTCAGGGCGCCAAGCCCGGTCTCGGCGGCATGACCGTCGTCGACCGCGCCGAGGCGGAGCAGCTCGCCCGCCGTTTCACGGTCCGCAAGGTCCTCGACCCGGACGGCGAGCGCCAGCTGCGCTGCGCCACCCCCGGGACCTTCACCGACGAGATCCTCCGTCAGCAGCTGCGCTTCATGCGGAACAACTTCCCCAAGGCCCGTACCTGGGTGAAGTTCCACCCGGGCCGCGACATCGCCCACGCCGCCCGCACCGCCTGGTCCGCCGGAGCGGACGCCGTCACCGTCGACGGAGCCGAAGGCGGCACCGGCTGGGCGCCGGGCGTCTTCCTCGACCACGTCGGCCTGCCCCTCGCCGCGTGCCTGCGCCGCATCGGCCGCCCCGACGGCTGCCTCCTCGCCTCCGGCGGCATGTGGGAGGGCGGCCGCGCCGTCCGCGCCCTCGCCCTGGGGGCCACCGCCGTCGGTCTCGGCCGAGCGGCCCTCGTGGCCGTCGACGAGGACCCGGAGCACGGCCTGGAGCGCCTCGTCGACAGCATCGCCCTCGAACTGCGGCTGCTGATCAGCGCGTTGGGCAAGTACGGCGTCACCGCCCTGGACCCCGAGGACCTGTGGTGGCCGGACGGCCACCCGTCGCACCCCGAGCGCACCGCCGACCTGACGGGGGCGACGCCGTGA